Part of the Triticum urartu cultivar G1812 chromosome 2, Tu2.1, whole genome shotgun sequence genome, GTGGATATTCGTTTGTTATTCCTAGAATGCacaagtgttccatgacattgacCAACTGACAAATGCAAAGTTTTCTCATGATATGGTTTGTCTTGTTCAAGTTGTTGGGCCTTAGAGTAGCCATCGACTCAGGTTTGAGTACATCCGGGTACGATCACGCTCACCATTGTTATCCTTATGCTCCTTTTGAACGGAATTCAGATGTGGATTCTCTTCCACGGTGACCGATTCGGAAAAAAATATCGTTATGCATCATGAGTTCGATCCATTGACCCTTATTGTCAGATGTAGATGCATTGCATCACAAACGTCGCCTCCAATAAACATTGTTGTGGATCGACGCTCTAACACTTAGATTCCACAGCTGCACTTTGGATCCAGATGCATGCTGCTCTTGTCAATTTGTAATGGAATTGAACTTTGAAGTTTAATCACTCACAGGAGAAAGAACCGATTAAGCAAGTAAATTTGAAGTTTAATCACTCACAGGAGAAAGAACCGATTAAGCAAGTACTACACTGCAATGGACAGCGCGCAAAGTGACAACACAATAGACCCGTCAAAAAAAAAAGTGACAACACAATAGACACAAGTAGACTACAGGAGTGGCGGAATGTACCAAGCTAACTGGACCGTGTGCATCTCACGATCTTGATGAATATGTCAAGTTTTTATTCAAGTTTGACGTGCTTATTTAGTTATATATCCTGATGAATAGTGGAAGTTTTCAGAAGGCAACTCCTGCGCCGTCGGCGGCCGTGGGCTTGTACCCGGAGTCGTGAGCCGCCTTGTCCGACGGCGGCATGTCGCCGAACACCATCCCCCCGAAGCCTCCGCCGAGCAGCCCCGTGCCGAGCCCCAGCGCGAAGCTGCCGTTCCTTACGTAATAATTCTTCTGCGCTGGCGACGCAGCGGCCGCGCCACAGCCGGCAGCTCGCTTGGGCCCCGGCGGCATGCGAGCACACGCCTGAGGGTAGCGCGGCACCGCCGCCTCCGGCGCGTATACGTACGTCGGAGGACAGTACTGCCACGGCGGCAGCTCGCACCCCACCACCGCGGCGTCGTCCCAGCACGACCCTTCGTCCTGATGATGAGGCAGCGGCACCATCACGGGGCCGAAGCGGTACGCCACGGTGAGCATGCCCCGGTGCTCGGTGCAGTGCACCTTCCGGACCGGGTACGACTCGCACCGCGGCGGGCCGCCGACGCAGGCGCAGGCCAGCAGGTCGGCGATAGGGATGAACACCTCGCCGACGTCGCGGTCGTCGAAGCCGAAGAGGCGCTCCGTGCGGAGGAGCACGTGGAGGTAGGCGCccgcggcggcagccttggcggccgTGGGCGGGACGGTGAACATGAACGTTTCGTCCCACCTCGGGTGCCGGGCGCCGTCGCGGTCGACCTGGCTGCACCGCCGCGTGCGAGGGTCGCCGAACACGGACGTGATGGCGTACACCTCCATGCGGCTGAACACGTTGACATCCTTCAGGTTCTGACCCGACACCAGCGTCAGCTCCAGCACCCTGTGCGCCATTGCTAACCGCCCCAGCGCTGTTGGAGAAAGGGAAACTACGTGGCGAGCTGCGAGCTTTGCTGTACGGGCTTATTGCGGCCATGGCGCGCAGGGGGTATGTATAGAGGAGTCGTGCTGGGCCCGCTGCCAGCGACGTACGAGTCGATCGGCTGCTCCAAGTTTGGCGCCTGGGCAACACGCCTGCATGGATGTGCACGCATCCGATGCCAATGGACATTTCAACAGAATGTGCGCAACAGCTAGCTAGCTTGTTACCGATCACATTTGATAAtacaaaattctaaattttaaactCTAAAGATCTCAACATCTCTTCTAGAATACCTATGGATTATGGTTATGAATCAGTGAATTGTATAAGACTGTTAGGTTGCTTCTGATG contains:
- the LOC125535739 gene encoding protein SRC2-like; its protein translation is MAHRVLELTLVSGQNLKDVNVFSRMEVYAITSVFGDPRTRRCSQVDRDGARHPRWDETFMFTVPPTAAKAAAAGAYLHVLLRTERLFGFDDRDVGEVFIPIADLLACACVGGPPRCESYPVRKVHCTEHRGMLTVAYRFGPVMVPLPHHQDEGSCWDDAAVVGCELPPWQYCPPTYVYAPEAAVPRYPQACARMPPGPKRAAGCGAAAASPAQKNYYVRNGSFALGLGTGLLGGGFGGMVFGDMPPSDKAAHDSGYKPTAADGAGVAF